One Kitasatospora sp. NBC_01287 DNA window includes the following coding sequences:
- a CDS encoding PP2C family protein-serine/threonine phosphatase has translation MSAAGKLSAIGWFRDRFAGPTRGPATVRSTGTWPRTALALPFIGMALVVCLDYFSTIEVTVEPALTAVPALAAIVSRRVWYPILTGFLAELAAFGLAGYNHVLGESVHSATIFAIALVTAISWVSATLRVRQEQALADAQLVAEIARRVLLRSVPDRVGSVRAAVHYAAAAAHARIGGDLYEVVNTRHGVRAVVGDVRGKGLNAVETAAAVLGAFREAAHQEPALDKVAGWLAVSLDRALHEHDHPGVEEEFVTLVLIGVAPDGSAEIVNCGHPAPLLLRGDGSVRALELAETVPPLGVLDPAEVAPPVQRVPFEPGDRVLLFTDGVIEARDRAGRFYPLAERLPGCAADGDPSEVLHRVHADVVRHVGRQLGDDAAMLLLQYEPATSGAPQQLPHQNGRLARQ, from the coding sequence TTGAGCGCCGCCGGGAAGTTGAGCGCGATCGGATGGTTCCGCGACCGGTTCGCCGGTCCGACCCGGGGTCCGGCCACCGTCCGTTCGACGGGGACCTGGCCCAGGACCGCCCTGGCCCTGCCGTTCATCGGCATGGCCCTGGTGGTCTGCCTGGACTACTTCAGCACCATCGAGGTGACCGTCGAACCGGCGCTCACCGCCGTGCCGGCGCTGGCGGCGATCGTCAGCCGCCGGGTCTGGTACCCGATCCTGACCGGCTTCCTGGCCGAGCTGGCCGCCTTCGGCCTGGCCGGGTACAACCACGTGCTCGGCGAGTCGGTGCACAGTGCCACCATCTTCGCGATCGCCCTGGTCACCGCGATCAGCTGGGTCAGCGCCACGCTGCGGGTGCGGCAGGAGCAGGCGCTGGCCGACGCGCAGCTGGTGGCCGAGATCGCCCGCCGGGTGCTGCTGCGCTCGGTGCCCGACCGGGTGGGCAGCGTGCGGGCCGCCGTGCACTACGCGGCCGCCGCCGCGCACGCCCGCATCGGCGGCGACCTCTACGAGGTGGTCAACACCCGGCACGGGGTGCGCGCGGTGGTCGGTGACGTGCGCGGCAAGGGGCTGAACGCGGTGGAGACCGCCGCCGCCGTGCTGGGCGCGTTCCGCGAGGCCGCGCACCAGGAGCCGGCCCTGGACAAGGTGGCCGGCTGGCTGGCCGTCAGTCTGGACCGGGCGCTGCACGAGCACGACCACCCCGGGGTGGAGGAGGAGTTCGTCACCCTGGTGCTGATCGGGGTGGCGCCGGACGGCAGCGCCGAGATCGTCAACTGCGGCCACCCGGCCCCGCTGCTGCTGCGCGGCGACGGCTCGGTGCGGGCGCTGGAGCTGGCGGAAACGGTTCCGCCGCTGGGGGTGCTCGACCCGGCCGAGGTCGCGCCGCCGGTGCAGCGGGTCCCGTTCGAGCCCGGTGACCGGGTGCTGCTCTTCACCGACGGGGTGATCGAGGCCCGGGACCGGGCCGGCCGCTTCTACCCGCTGGCCGAGCGGCTGCCGGGCTGCGCGGCGGACGGCGACCCGTCGGAGGTGCTGCACCGGGTGCACGCCGACGTCGTGCGGCACGTCGGCCGGCAGCTCGGCGACGACGCGGCGATGCTGCTGCTCCAGTACGAGCCCGCGACCAGTGGGGCGCCGCAGCAGCTGCCGCACCAGAACGGCCGGCTGGCCCGCCAGTAG
- a CDS encoding PadR family transcriptional regulator — protein MSIRHGLLALLDQGPRYGYQLRIEFEARTGATWPLNVGQVYTTLGRLERDGLVVPDGEDEEGHLFYAVTEKGRAELRSWFDTPVPRTNPPRDELAIKLAMAVTVPGVDVHAVVQGQRRHSIQALQDYTRLKARALAGEAAAGAAEGAELAWLLVLEQLIFQAEAEVRWLDHCETRLANHHERQAAAAAAPSEAPKRRRTKLNLGER, from the coding sequence ATGTCCATCAGACACGGCCTGCTCGCCCTGCTCGACCAGGGCCCCCGCTACGGCTACCAGCTGCGCATCGAGTTCGAGGCCCGCACCGGTGCCACCTGGCCGCTCAACGTCGGCCAGGTGTACACCACGCTCGGCCGCCTGGAGCGCGACGGCCTGGTCGTGCCGGACGGCGAGGACGAGGAGGGCCACCTCTTCTACGCCGTCACAGAGAAGGGACGCGCCGAGCTGCGCTCCTGGTTCGACACACCGGTGCCGCGGACCAATCCGCCCCGGGACGAGCTGGCGATCAAGCTCGCGATGGCGGTGACGGTGCCCGGGGTGGACGTGCACGCCGTGGTCCAGGGCCAGCGCCGGCACAGCATCCAGGCGCTGCAGGACTACACCCGGCTCAAGGCCCGGGCGCTGGCCGGCGAGGCCGCCGCCGGTGCCGCCGAGGGGGCCGAGCTGGCCTGGCTGCTGGTGCTGGAGCAGCTGATCTTCCAGGCCGAGGCCGAGGTCCGCTGGCTGGACCACTGCGAGACCCGGCTGGCCAACCACCACGAGCGGCAGGCCGCTGCCGCCGCCGCGCCTTCCGAAGCGCCCAAGCGGCGCCGGACCAAGCTGAACCTGGGGGAACGATGA
- a CDS encoding ABC transporter ATP-binding protein, translating into MTDAGFPDRTEPVLHLEQLSRVHGHGAAEVHALRQVDLRVYPGEFVAVMGPSGSGKSTLLTLAGGLDSPSSGRVLVEGRSLGELSRRKLAEVRRRAVGYVFQDYNLIPALTAAENIMLPRELDGVSTRTARREALAALAEIGIGELADRFPDDMSGGQQQRVAIARALIGDRRLVLADEPTGALDSTTGESVLALLRARCDEGAAAMMVTHEARHAAWADRVVFLRDGRLVDETGRQSPESLLVTAATNSLNRPDPR; encoded by the coding sequence ATGACAGACGCCGGTTTTCCCGACCGCACCGAGCCCGTGCTGCACCTCGAGCAGTTGAGCCGGGTGCACGGCCACGGAGCGGCCGAGGTGCACGCGCTGCGGCAGGTGGACCTGCGGGTCTACCCGGGTGAGTTCGTGGCGGTGATGGGTCCTTCGGGGTCCGGCAAGTCCACGCTGCTGACGCTGGCCGGTGGGCTGGACAGCCCGAGCAGCGGGCGGGTGCTGGTGGAGGGGCGCTCGCTGGGTGAGCTGTCGCGCCGCAAGCTGGCGGAGGTGCGGCGGCGGGCGGTGGGCTACGTGTTCCAGGACTACAACCTGATCCCGGCCCTGACCGCGGCGGAGAACATCATGCTGCCACGGGAGTTGGACGGGGTGTCGACCCGCACCGCGCGGCGCGAGGCGCTGGCGGCGCTGGCCGAGATAGGCATCGGTGAGCTGGCCGACCGGTTCCCCGACGACATGTCGGGCGGACAGCAGCAGCGGGTGGCGATCGCCCGGGCGCTGATCGGCGACCGCCGGCTGGTGCTGGCCGACGAGCCCACCGGGGCGCTGGACTCCACCACCGGGGAGAGCGTGCTCGCGCTGCTGCGGGCCCGCTGCGACGAGGGCGCGGCCGCCATGATGGTCACCCATGAGGCCCGCCACGCCGCCTGGGCGGATCGCGTGGTCTTCCTGCGTGATGGCCGCCTGGTCGACGAGACCGGCCGGCAGAGCCCCGAATCACTGCTGGTCACCGCTGCCACCAACAGCCTCAACCGCCCGGATCCGCGATGA
- a CDS encoding endonuclease/exonuclease/phosphatase family protein: MSPLRIATFNLLHGQPLAADGTPLPYPEQAADPLFAAITALDADVLALQEVDRYQQRSGLSDQSAVAAAAMGAADWRFAAALHGRPAPVAGWLRNPAVPGLRVYGPEEVATAIELPSYGTTLLTRLPVRHWRARRFAPAPFGLPLRVAGRRGLTPVPDEPRAALAAVLEGERGPFTVVATHLSFVPGWNMAQLAGIRRWIADLPRPYLVLGDFNLVGPVPRTVLGGATALDRAPGARRRPREPRTARHPRPLPGLRRRPGREGHPQLRGWHDLARTPTYPSHRPAVQFDHVLAVGVPRTAVGTVTAPRVGVSDHRPLLVEVEL; the protein is encoded by the coding sequence GTGAGCCCGCTACGCATCGCGACCTTCAACCTGCTGCACGGCCAGCCACTGGCCGCCGACGGCACCCCGCTGCCCTATCCGGAGCAGGCCGCCGATCCGCTCTTCGCGGCGATCACCGCGCTGGACGCCGACGTGCTGGCGCTCCAGGAGGTGGACCGGTACCAGCAGCGCTCCGGCCTGAGCGACCAGAGCGCGGTGGCCGCGGCGGCGATGGGCGCCGCCGACTGGCGCTTCGCCGCCGCTCTGCACGGGCGCCCGGCGCCGGTGGCCGGCTGGCTGCGCAACCCCGCGGTGCCGGGCCTGCGGGTCTACGGGCCCGAGGAGGTGGCCACCGCCATCGAGCTGCCCTCCTACGGCACCACCCTGCTCACCCGGCTGCCGGTGCGGCACTGGCGGGCCCGGCGGTTCGCCCCCGCCCCGTTCGGGCTGCCGCTGCGGGTGGCCGGCCGGCGCGGGCTGACCCCGGTGCCGGACGAGCCGCGCGCGGCACTGGCGGCCGTCCTGGAGGGCGAACGCGGCCCGTTCACCGTGGTCGCCACCCACCTCTCCTTCGTGCCCGGCTGGAACATGGCGCAGTTGGCCGGGATCCGCCGCTGGATCGCCGACCTGCCCCGCCCCTACCTGGTGCTCGGCGACTTCAACCTGGTCGGCCCGGTGCCGCGCACCGTGCTCGGCGGGGCCACCGCGCTGGACCGCGCCCCCGGCGCCCGCCGCCGACCGCGCGAGCCGCGCACCGCCCGCCACCCGCGCCCGCTGCCCGGCCTGCGCCGCCGCCCCGGGCGCGAGGGCCACCCGCAACTGCGCGGCTGGCACGACCTGGCCCGCACCCCCACCTATCCCTCGCACCGCCCGGCCGTGCAGTTCGACCACGTACTCGCGGTGGGCGTGCCGCGCACCGCGGTGGGCACCGTCACGGCGCCCCGGGTCGGGGTGTCGGACCACCGGCCGCTGCTCGTCGAGGTGGAGCTTTAG